In one window of Desulfonatronospira thiodismutans ASO3-1 DNA:
- a CDS encoding 2-oxoacid:acceptor oxidoreductase family protein, giving the protein MSNDLHLDRFEVRLSGLGGQGILTLGRIMGQALALDHGYEVTQTQSYGPEARGGASRCDLVISTGKISYPKTICLDLLVSLSQEACNKYFGDLKTEGFLLVDTSLVGQTPTNIFWGLPFTTMAQKVGLVQTTNIVALGALTHFIPFMRATSVRKSLKEILPQKIVDINIKAFNSGFNRAKKEYPEAPEKWKFS; this is encoded by the coding sequence ATGTCAAACGATCTGCATCTGGACAGATTTGAGGTCCGCTTATCCGGCCTGGGCGGCCAGGGCATACTCACCCTGGGCCGCATCATGGGGCAGGCCCTGGCCCTGGATCACGGTTATGAAGTCACCCAGACCCAGAGCTACGGACCGGAAGCCCGTGGAGGAGCCAGCCGATGCGACCTGGTCATAAGCACCGGCAAGATAAGTTACCCCAAGACAATATGCCTGGATCTTCTTGTCTCCCTGAGCCAGGAGGCCTGCAACAAGTATTTCGGAGATCTTAAGACCGAAGGATTTTTGCTGGTGGACACTTCCCTGGTGGGACAGACTCCCACCAATATTTTCTGGGGACTGCCCTTCACCACCATGGCTCAGAAAGTGGGCCTGGTGCAGACCACGAACATCGTGGCCCTGGGCGCTCTGACGCACTTCATCCCATTTATGCGGGCCACTTCTGTACGCAAGAGTCTCAAGGAAATCCTGCCCCAGAAAATCGTGGATATAAATATCAAGGCCTTCAACTCCGGTTTCAACCGGGCCAAAAAAGAGTATCCAGAGGCTCCGGAAAAATGGAAATTCTCTTAA
- a CDS encoding 4Fe-4S dicluster domain-containing protein, translated as MTRKKGESKVKVFLDWCKGCGICAAFCPNKVLSVDKQGKVRVDREDDCINCGFCEIHCPDFAIMVYPKDERTPFEANIDDVAPATREELHRIRNSNST; from the coding sequence ATGACCAGAAAAAAAGGGGAAAGCAAGGTCAAGGTCTTTCTGGACTGGTGCAAAGGGTGCGGCATATGTGCAGCCTTTTGCCCGAACAAAGTCCTGAGCGTGGACAAACAGGGAAAGGTCCGTGTTGACAGGGAAGACGATTGCATCAATTGCGGATTCTGTGAGATCCATTGCCCGGATTTCGCCATTATGGTCTATCCCAAGGATGAACGTACACCCTTTGAGGCCAACATAGACGATGTAGCCCCGGCTACCCGGGAAGAGCTGCATAGAATAAGAAACAGCAACTCCACGTAA
- a CDS encoding 3'-5' exoribonuclease YhaM family protein, translating into MQTKKYFVQDIRAGQQIDDTFMVIRARQAQARNGPYWQLTLQDRTGEIQARVWNPLSRQFQDIPQEQLVRIRASSQVFGDQLQLNIDDMHFIDQDQADPGLFLPVSCTPPEELHQNLILFLQQNVSYPGWKKLVKKILTREEIKEPLLKAPAAKSIHHAYMGGLLEHTLSVCRICNQICDLYPDLDRDILLCAAALHDLGKTMEILPGASRDYSHQGKLLGHIFLGLDMINPFLDKAKELDEDLIMHFKHIIISHHGELEFGSPKRPKTREAFVLHFADNLDAKIKTLDQALAGGDESEESAGTWSDYQRSLGRFVFQPARTPRPPESPREQGGKKEGQCLLPLKE; encoded by the coding sequence ATGCAGACAAAAAAATATTTTGTGCAGGATATCCGGGCCGGCCAGCAGATAGACGATACCTTCATGGTCATCAGGGCCAGGCAGGCCCAGGCCAGAAACGGACCCTACTGGCAGCTCACCCTTCAGGACAGGACCGGGGAAATCCAGGCCCGGGTCTGGAACCCCCTGAGCCGGCAGTTCCAGGACATCCCTCAGGAGCAGCTGGTGCGCATACGTGCCTCGTCACAGGTCTTCGGTGACCAGTTGCAGCTCAATATTGATGACATGCACTTTATTGATCAGGATCAAGCCGATCCGGGTCTTTTTCTGCCCGTTTCATGCACACCTCCAGAAGAACTCCACCAGAATCTGATTTTATTTCTGCAGCAGAATGTCTCTTATCCGGGGTGGAAAAAGCTGGTGAAAAAGATTCTGACCCGGGAAGAAATCAAGGAACCCCTTTTAAAGGCCCCGGCAGCCAAAAGCATTCATCATGCCTACATGGGAGGTCTTCTGGAGCATACCCTGAGTGTCTGCCGTATCTGCAACCAGATCTGCGATCTTTACCCTGACCTGGACCGGGATATCCTGCTCTGCGCTGCAGCGCTGCACGACCTGGGCAAGACTATGGAGATCCTGCCCGGAGCCAGCAGGGATTACTCCCATCAGGGCAAGCTTCTGGGACATATATTTCTGGGACTGGACATGATAAATCCTTTTCTGGACAAGGCAAAGGAACTGGATGAAGATCTCATCATGCACTTCAAGCATATAATCATCAGCCATCATGGAGAACTGGAGTTCGGTTCCCCCAAAAGGCCCAAGACCAGGGAAGCTTTTGTGCTGCATTTTGCGGACAACCTTGACGCCAAGATCAAGACCCTGGACCAGGCCCTGGCAGGAGGAGACGAATCTGAAGAATCAGCAGGGACCTGGTCCGACTACCAGAGGTCACTGGGCAGGTTCGTGTTTCAGCCGGCCAGAACCCCCAGGCCGCCGGAATCACCCAGAGAACAGGGGGGCAAAAAGGAAGGACAGTGTTTATTACCTTTGAAGGAATAG
- the surE gene encoding 5'/3'-nucleotidase SurE, with amino-acid sequence MEILLTNDDGIHALGLKALFTALAGAGHKVHVVAPMTEQSAVGHSLTIFSPIKVKKIRENNFKGLGISGTPVDCVKWAMHFHLQKKPDLIVSGINNGANVGIDILYSGTVSAATEGALAGVPSLAVSIDDFRPLDLSHQAHWVQAFIQRFDWTRLPYQNVLNLNFPACEVHEARGVRLCPQTTVVYRDFYQLREDPRGNPYYWLGGEIPMHRVDPEADRALLSENYITLTPLQFELTNHEVMDELQEALSSVNIQP; translated from the coding sequence ATGGAAATTCTCTTAACCAACGACGACGGCATACACGCCCTGGGATTGAAGGCACTGTTTACTGCCCTTGCCGGGGCAGGACACAAGGTGCACGTTGTTGCCCCCATGACCGAACAAAGCGCTGTGGGCCACTCCCTGACCATTTTCTCACCCATAAAAGTAAAAAAAATCCGCGAGAACAATTTCAAGGGACTGGGCATCTCCGGCACCCCGGTGGACTGCGTAAAATGGGCCATGCACTTTCACCTCCAGAAGAAGCCGGACCTTATCGTCTCGGGCATAAACAACGGGGCCAACGTAGGTATAGATATCCTCTATTCCGGGACGGTATCCGCCGCCACCGAGGGAGCCCTGGCCGGCGTACCCTCCCTGGCCGTATCCATCGATGATTTCCGCCCCCTGGACCTTTCACACCAGGCCCACTGGGTGCAGGCCTTTATCCAGCGTTTTGACTGGACCAGGCTTCCATATCAAAATGTTTTGAATCTGAATTTTCCCGCCTGTGAAGTACACGAAGCCAGGGGAGTCAGGCTGTGTCCGCAGACCACCGTGGTCTACCGGGATTTTTATCAGCTCCGGGAAGACCCCAGGGGAAATCCTTATTACTGGCTGGGCGGAGAAATTCCCATGCACCGGGTGGACCCTGAAGCCGACCGGGCCCTGCTCAGCGAAAACTATATCACCCTGACCCCGCTTCAGTTTGAACTCACCAATCATGAAGTCATGGATGAGTTGCAAGAGGCCCTCTCATCTGTTAATATACAGCCCTGA
- a CDS encoding M3 family oligoendopeptidase: MIITFFVVYYLSGIYFNIKKKLRYRKDISYFEQEVQRLEEKYNSPGYFQSLDSQDQKELKDRLQRYRETLTDLKNNPYA; this comes from the coding sequence TTGATTATCACCTTTTTTGTTGTCTATTACTTAAGCGGGATATACTTTAATATCAAAAAAAAGCTGAGATACAGAAAAGATATCAGCTATTTTGAACAAGAAGTCCAAAGACTTGAGGAAAAGTACAACAGCCCTGGTTATTTTCAGTCCTTAGACAGTCAGGATCAAAAAGAATTAAAGGACAGACTGCAAAGATACAGGGAGACCCTGACCGATCTGAAGAATAACCCCTATGCCTGA
- a CDS encoding 2-oxoacid:acceptor oxidoreductase subunit alpha — protein MAARSRKNKTTEIFALGNEAVVEGALIAGCTFYAGYPITPSTEIAEEMASRLPHLRGGAFIQMEDEIAGLGAVIGASLAGRKAMTATSGPGFSLMQEHIGYASITEVPLVLVNVMRAGPSTGMPTNPAQGDVQQARWGTHGDHPIIVLSASDVQECLRMTVTAFNYAEKYRTPVILLLDEITAHTREKISLPDPEDINIYTRLTPSMPPEWYMPYEDNMRGVAAMPPLGAGYRYHVTGLIHDDHGYPTSNPREVEHIMHRLFRKIDQFFYDIQMVDEIQCQDAEICIIAYGCVARSAELAVQQARERGVRAGLLKLKTLFPFPRPAVEKMLRQCSNVVVPEMNMGQMSREIKRVNATQSKIITLNRVDGQIITPGQILSKILKG, from the coding sequence ATGGCCGCCAGATCGCGTAAAAACAAAACCACTGAAATATTCGCCCTGGGCAACGAGGCTGTGGTGGAAGGCGCTTTGATAGCTGGCTGCACCTTTTATGCAGGCTACCCCATCACCCCTTCCACTGAAATAGCCGAAGAGATGGCCTCCAGGCTGCCTCACCTGCGCGGTGGAGCTTTCATCCAGATGGAGGATGAGATTGCCGGCCTGGGAGCGGTAATCGGAGCATCCCTGGCCGGACGCAAGGCCATGACCGCAACTTCCGGCCCTGGATTTTCACTGATGCAGGAACATATAGGCTATGCATCAATTACCGAGGTCCCCCTGGTCCTGGTCAATGTCATGCGGGCCGGCCCAAGCACCGGGATGCCCACCAACCCGGCCCAGGGGGATGTGCAGCAGGCCAGGTGGGGCACCCACGGGGATCATCCCATAATTGTTTTGTCCGCAAGTGATGTGCAGGAATGCCTGAGAATGACGGTGACGGCATTTAACTATGCTGAAAAATACCGTACCCCGGTGATCCTTCTCCTGGATGAGATCACCGCTCATACCAGGGAAAAGATCAGCCTGCCGGACCCAGAGGATATAAACATATACACCAGGCTTACCCCCAGCATGCCCCCTGAATGGTACATGCCCTACGAAGACAACATGCGAGGGGTTGCTGCCATGCCTCCTCTTGGGGCGGGTTACCGCTATCATGTTACCGGACTTATCCACGACGATCACGGCTACCCCACTTCCAATCCCAGAGAGGTGGAGCACATAATGCACCGCCTTTTCCGCAAGATAGACCAGTTTTTCTACGACATCCAGATGGTGGATGAGATCCAGTGCCAAGACGCTGAGATTTGCATTATAGCCTACGGGTGCGTGGCCAGATCTGCCGAGCTTGCAGTGCAACAGGCCCGGGAACGGGGGGTCAGGGCCGGACTGCTCAAGCTCAAGACACTGTTTCCTTTCCCCAGGCCTGCCGTGGAAAAAATGCTGCGGCAATGCAGCAACGTAGTGGTTCCGGAAATGAACATGGGCCAGATGTCGCGCGAGATCAAGCGCGTCAATGCCACGCAGAGCAAGATCATCACCCTGAACCGGGTCGACGGGCAGATCATCACACCCGGACAGATCCTGAGCAAAATACTAAAAGGTTGA
- the tmk gene encoding dTMP kinase, whose amino-acid sequence MFITFEGIEGCGKSTQTEFLRDYLEGLGYSVLVTLEPGGSRLGVELRRMLLSLESDDLTREAELFLYLADRAQHVHQVIRPALEAGRIVISDRFTHSTLAYQGYGREMGVDALQEMNIMAVDGTVPDITFLLDLPPETGLRRALGRNMEKNLTSSEGRFEAEALEFHVRVRQGYLELASRKKEKIVVLDAQALPETVFQGVVGKVNEIMKIDKKCVDNANCKV is encoded by the coding sequence GTGTTTATTACCTTTGAAGGAATAGAAGGTTGCGGCAAATCCACTCAGACAGAGTTTCTGCGTGATTATCTTGAGGGCCTGGGGTACAGTGTGCTGGTCACCCTTGAGCCCGGTGGAAGCAGGCTCGGTGTTGAACTGCGCAGGATGCTTCTTTCCCTGGAAAGCGATGATCTGACCAGGGAGGCGGAGCTTTTCCTTTACCTGGCGGACAGGGCACAGCACGTGCACCAGGTAATCCGTCCCGCACTGGAAGCCGGCCGTATTGTCATTTCGGATCGTTTTACCCATTCCACCCTGGCCTACCAGGGGTACGGCCGGGAAATGGGGGTGGATGCCCTGCAGGAAATGAACATTATGGCAGTTGACGGCACTGTACCCGATATTACCTTTCTCCTTGACCTGCCCCCGGAAACAGGTCTGCGCCGGGCCCTTGGCAGAAACATGGAGAAAAACCTCACCAGTTCCGAGGGCCGCTTTGAAGCCGAGGCCCTGGAGTTTCACGTGAGAGTCAGGCAGGGCTACCTGGAACTGGCTTCCCGGAAAAAGGAGAAAATCGTGGTCCTTGATGCCCAGGCCCTTCCGGAGACAGTGTTTCAGGGGGTGGTGGGGAAAGTAAATGAAATTATGAAAATTGATAAAAAATGTGTTGACAACGCAAACTGCAAAGTTTAA
- a CDS encoding Hpt domain-containing protein, whose translation MSCRDFENLPRFDQQEALERCMDSLDFLQELADVFVSESLPMYLPRIQEGVDNRDFDKVAGNAHGLKGGCSSIGLTRLREMSYCLEKAGKDKDLQTMERVVAELTQEAQKVEQLITSRELWR comes from the coding sequence ATGAGTTGCCGGGATTTCGAAAATCTGCCCAGGTTCGATCAGCAGGAAGCCCTGGAGAGATGTATGGACAGCCTGGACTTTCTGCAAGAGCTTGCAGATGTCTTTGTATCGGAAAGTCTTCCCATGTATCTGCCCCGGATACAGGAGGGAGTGGACAACAGGGATTTCGATAAGGTCGCCGGCAATGCCCACGGCCTCAAGGGAGGCTGTTCCTCAATAGGCCTGACAAGGCTTAGAGAAATGTCTTACTGCCTGGAAAAAGCAGGCAAAGACAAAGACCTGCAGACCATGGAAAGGGTTGTGGCGGAATTGACCCAGGAAGCGCAAAAGGTAGAACAATTGATAACCAGCAGGGAACTGTGGAGATAA
- a CDS encoding M20 family metallopeptidase produces MHDRIEKAVREIDPQRLLSLLVDMIDIYSPSGKEKDVQVYIEDWLKKEGFEVTRQEVEEDRFNLLLTMGPKDPQVYLVGHVDTVADWDFDEEGPYEQGGIVRGLGSADMKGGCAAMVETWMALARAFEPAERPPVGLALVVGEEESGDGSEVFLENRRPPWVIIGEPTSLAACYSHYGYLEACLETTGRKSHSSLPELGHNAVESMLKILLHLGRHELFQQGSSDLVYSIREMSSSRAGFVVPDRCETWIDLHLQPGMDLKKLKSLIRQRAMEAHDFIADLNLEVGFESSYPGYDLGSDHYMAGQLRFVYDYLGIPYYENIFRSQSDGNLFYEAGSRPVILGPGSLETAHTPDEHTSLAEVTSAARIYTAICASLDYDSSSNT; encoded by the coding sequence ATGCATGATAGAATTGAAAAGGCTGTAAGGGAGATCGATCCCCAGCGGCTTTTGTCGTTGCTGGTGGATATGATTGATATATATTCTCCATCGGGCAAGGAGAAGGATGTCCAGGTCTATATCGAGGACTGGCTTAAAAAAGAAGGTTTTGAGGTGACCCGCCAGGAAGTGGAAGAGGACCGCTTTAATCTGCTTCTTACCATGGGACCAAAGGATCCGCAGGTTTACCTGGTGGGGCACGTGGATACCGTGGCGGACTGGGATTTTGACGAGGAGGGACCTTATGAGCAGGGCGGCATTGTAAGGGGGCTTGGCAGCGCGGATATGAAGGGCGGTTGTGCAGCCATGGTGGAAACCTGGATGGCCTTAGCCAGGGCCTTTGAACCCGCTGAGCGCCCTCCGGTGGGACTTGCCCTTGTTGTGGGTGAAGAGGAAAGCGGCGACGGCAGTGAGGTTTTCCTTGAGAATAGACGCCCTCCCTGGGTAATCATTGGCGAGCCCACCAGTCTGGCAGCCTGTTATTCCCATTACGGTTACCTGGAGGCCTGCCTGGAGACCACCGGCCGCAAGAGTCATTCATCTCTGCCGGAGCTGGGCCATAACGCAGTGGAGTCCATGCTCAAGATCCTTCTGCATCTGGGCAGGCACGAGCTCTTCCAGCAGGGAAGTTCGGACCTGGTATATTCCATCCGGGAGATGAGTTCGTCCAGGGCGGGTTTTGTAGTGCCGGACAGGTGCGAGACCTGGATTGATCTGCATCTGCAGCCGGGGATGGACCTGAAGAAGCTAAAGAGCCTCATCCGGCAGAGGGCCATGGAGGCCCATGATTTCATAGCCGATTTGAACCTGGAAGTGGGGTTCGAGTCGTCATATCCCGGTTACGACCTGGGCAGCGACCATTATATGGCCGGACAACTGCGCTTTGTGTACGATTACCTGGGTATTCCCTACTATGAGAATATCTTCCGCTCCCAGTCCGACGGCAACCTTTTCTACGAGGCCGGATCCAGGCCTGTGATCCTTGGCCCGGGTTCGCTGGAGACCGCTCATACCCCGGATGAGCATACCAGCCTGGCCGAGGTGACCAGCGCCGCCAGAATATATACTGCGATATGTGCAAGCCTGGATTATGATTCCAGTAGCAACACTTGA
- a CDS encoding nucleotide sugar dehydrogenase, producing MKDTLVHKLDSGEARIGIIGLGYVGLPLALRYLAVGYSVLGLDIDPHKVNRLMKGESFIRHIPSEPLQEGVQQGRFQATTDFSRAGEADALILCVPTPLDRHREPDLSFVVNSLEEVLPAMRPGQVVSLESTTYPGTTDEELRPRIEAAGFKTGRDVFLVYSPEREDPGNPAFNTRSIPKVCGGVTPECLEVAMALYGRVIDQLVPVSSTRAAEAVKLMENIFRSVNIALVNEMKTAFMKMDIDIFEVIRAASTKPFGYMPFYPGPGLGGHCIPIDPFYLTWKAREYDVATRFIELAGEVNTSMPYYVVQRAMEVLNDFGRALKQARILLLGLAYKPDVDDDRESPTYKIMHLLEQKGADVSYNDPYVPVIKPSREYAHYAGRRSEQVSGEYDLVILCTAHKEYQNLDPADLGVPVLDTRGFFADLTGRVFRA from the coding sequence ATGAAGGATACCTTGGTTCATAAGCTTGATTCAGGTGAAGCCAGGATAGGAATAATCGGACTGGGCTATGTGGGACTGCCCCTGGCCCTGCGCTACCTGGCAGTGGGATACAGCGTACTGGGGCTGGATATTGATCCGCATAAAGTGAACAGGCTCATGAAGGGGGAAAGCTTTATCAGGCATATTCCTTCAGAGCCTTTGCAGGAGGGAGTGCAGCAGGGGCGATTCCAGGCCACCACTGATTTTAGCCGGGCCGGTGAGGCAGACGCCCTGATTCTTTGTGTGCCCACCCCCCTGGACAGGCACCGCGAGCCGGACCTGTCCTTTGTTGTAAACTCCCTGGAAGAAGTGCTTCCGGCTATGCGACCCGGGCAAGTGGTCTCCCTGGAGTCCACCACATATCCCGGCACTACTGATGAAGAACTAAGGCCGCGTATCGAGGCGGCGGGATTCAAGACCGGCCGGGATGTATTCCTGGTATATTCTCCGGAGCGAGAAGACCCGGGCAATCCGGCTTTCAATACCAGGAGCATTCCCAAGGTCTGCGGGGGCGTAACCCCTGAGTGCCTGGAGGTGGCAATGGCCCTGTACGGCCGGGTCATTGACCAGTTGGTGCCGGTTTCTTCCACCAGGGCCGCAGAAGCGGTCAAGCTCATGGAGAATATTTTCAGGAGCGTGAATATTGCCCTGGTGAACGAGATGAAAACAGCCTTCATGAAAATGGACATAGATATATTCGAAGTGATCCGGGCAGCTTCCACCAAGCCATTCGGGTATATGCCCTTTTATCCGGGACCGGGCCTGGGAGGGCACTGCATCCCCATTGATCCATTCTATCTCACATGGAAGGCCAGGGAATATGATGTAGCCACGCGTTTTATCGAACTGGCAGGAGAGGTGAACACTTCCATGCCGTATTACGTTGTGCAGCGGGCCATGGAGGTGTTAAACGATTTCGGCAGGGCCCTGAAGCAGGCCAGAATACTTCTGCTGGGGCTGGCCTACAAGCCGGACGTGGATGACGACCGGGAATCCCCTACTTACAAGATAATGCATCTGCTGGAGCAAAAAGGAGCGGATGTTTCTTACAACGATCCGTATGTACCGGTAATCAAGCCTTCCAGAGAGTATGCCCATTATGCAGGGCGCAGGTCAGAGCAGGTTTCCGGGGAATATGACCTGGTTATTCTGTGCACCGCGCATAAAGAGTACCAGAATCTGGACCCTGCAGATCTGGGAGTTCCGGTTCTTGACACCAGGGGCTTTTTTGCTGATTTGACAGGCAGGGTCTTTAGAGCCTGA
- a CDS encoding 2-oxoacid:ferredoxin oxidoreductase subunit beta, with amino-acid sequence MAKVTQLIHNYLRHSKRFPHVFCPGCGHGIVLGSLIRSIHSMGLAKDDVVLVAGIGCSGRIPVYVDFNTIHTTHGRALTFATGIKLANPRLKVIVIMGDGDALSIGGNHLIHAARRNIGVTALVLNNHIYGMTGGQSSCTTPMGSFSTTTPFGQLEDEFDISRVTKVCGASFVARTTVMQASAMDSMISEAVMHPGFGLVEILSPCHTQYGRKNRFKTCVDMYKWLQKSSTPLEKYRELSPEKQEKAIATGIFEKRDCEGLEDKYARMRKSLRGES; translated from the coding sequence ATGGCCAAAGTAACCCAGCTGATTCACAATTATCTCAGGCATTCCAAGAGATTTCCCCATGTATTCTGCCCCGGCTGCGGGCACGGCATTGTCCTGGGCTCACTTATCCGCTCCATACATTCCATGGGCCTGGCCAAGGACGACGTGGTCCTGGTGGCCGGAATAGGCTGTTCAGGCAGGATACCTGTTTACGTGGATTTCAACACCATACACACCACCCACGGACGTGCCCTGACCTTTGCCACCGGCATCAAGCTGGCCAATCCCAGGCTCAAGGTCATAGTGATCATGGGCGACGGAGATGCCCTGTCCATCGGAGGCAATCACCTCATCCACGCAGCCAGGCGCAACATAGGAGTCACCGCCCTGGTGCTCAACAACCATATATACGGTATGACCGGAGGGCAGAGCTCCTGCACCACACCTATGGGCAGTTTTTCCACGACCACTCCCTTTGGACAGCTCGAGGACGAATTCGACATATCCCGGGTGACCAAGGTCTGCGGCGCAAGTTTCGTGGCCCGCACTACAGTGATGCAGGCTTCCGCCATGGACTCCATGATCTCTGAAGCGGTCATGCATCCCGGTTTCGGACTTGTAGAAATATTAAGCCCCTGCCATACTCAGTATGGACGCAAAAACAGATTCAAGACCTGTGTGGACATGTACAAATGGCTGCAGAAAAGTTCCACTCCACTGGAGAAATACAGGGAACTGTCCCCGGAAAAACAGGAAAAGGCCATTGCTACAGGCATATTTGAAAAAAGGGACTGCGAAGGGCTGGAAGATAAATACGCCCGCATGCGCAAAAGCCTCAGAGGAGAAAGCTGA
- a CDS encoding MucR family transcriptional regulator, which translates to MEDHVKQALEIVKAQASVRNMTEEEINSMIKSLSEGIQKASQGAAEEQVSEEQHPAVDPKKAIREKSIICLECGKSFKVITKKHLAKHDMTPEEYKEKWGYKKNQSLVAKSLARERRKKMQEMELWKKREIKMPGR; encoded by the coding sequence ATGGAAGACCATGTGAAACAGGCCCTGGAGATAGTTAAAGCCCAGGCCAGTGTGCGGAACATGACTGAAGAAGAGATCAACTCTATGATCAAGTCATTATCTGAAGGGATACAAAAGGCTTCTCAGGGTGCTGCTGAAGAACAGGTAAGCGAAGAACAGCATCCAGCAGTGGATCCCAAGAAGGCCATCCGGGAGAAGAGTATTATCTGCTTAGAGTGCGGCAAGTCTTTCAAGGTTATCACCAAGAAGCATCTTGCCAAGCACGACATGACCCCTGAAGAGTACAAGGAGAAATGGGGTTATAAAAAGAATCAGTCCCTGGTGGCCAAATCCCTGGCCAGGGAAAGGCGAAAAAAAATGCAGGAGATGGAACTCTGGAAAAAGAGGGAAATCAAGATGCCTGGAAGATAA
- a CDS encoding GNAT family N-acetyltransferase, with the protein METSDDEIKAPKIRIREMGIDDLAPVYHIGEEVFTAEFSTSLYRTWDEYEIINLYSSDNELCLVAELDDHIVGFALATTVEKPRSAWKYGYLTWLGVRKNLQHAGVGNRLFKEVVRRMEQMGVRMVIVDTAGDNVSAIRFFQKQGFDDMKEHVFLSMNLSRKSKAKGGKKKRPKSGRKSIVQKKKTPKRTGYA; encoded by the coding sequence ATGGAAACGTCGGATGATGAGATAAAAGCTCCAAAAATTCGTATCAGGGAGATGGGCATTGATGACCTGGCCCCTGTATATCATATCGGAGAGGAGGTTTTTACGGCTGAGTTTTCAACCAGCCTTTACCGTACATGGGACGAATACGAGATAATAAACCTGTACAGTTCTGACAACGAGTTGTGCCTTGTGGCCGAACTTGATGATCATATCGTCGGCTTTGCCCTGGCCACTACTGTGGAAAAGCCCAGATCGGCCTGGAAGTACGGCTACCTGACCTGGCTGGGGGTGCGCAAGAACCTGCAGCATGCAGGGGTGGGCAACCGCCTGTTCAAGGAGGTGGTCAGGCGCATGGAGCAGATGGGCGTGCGCATGGTCATAGTGGATACAGCCGGGGACAATGTTTCCGCCATCCGTTTTTTTCAGAAACAGGGCTTTGACGACATGAAGGAGCATGTTTTTTTGAGCATGAATCTGAGCCGCAAGTCCAAGGCCAAGGGTGGCAAGAAAAAAAGGCCCAAGAGCGGCAGGAAGTCTATAGTCCAGAAAAAGAAAACCCCCAAGAGAACCGGTTATGCATGA
- a CDS encoding RrF2 family transcriptional regulator translates to MKLSTTIRYGTRLMLDMAEHNETGPIRIKTIAQRQGISEKYLEKIVRLLRKAGLVDGLRGPGGGYVLAVPPEKITMGAILEAVQGRIELCPCLGEPEHCEKHMYCKTRMVWNDINAAVSSRLHSITLADLRDSTCPVDTKEVH, encoded by the coding sequence ATGAAGCTATCCACAACCATCCGTTATGGTACGAGGCTTATGCTGGACATGGCCGAGCACAATGAGACCGGTCCCATCCGCATCAAGACCATAGCCCAGAGGCAGGGGATTTCAGAGAAGTACCTGGAGAAGATTGTACGTCTGTTGCGCAAGGCCGGCCTTGTGGATGGCTTGAGGGGGCCTGGAGGAGGTTACGTCCTGGCGGTGCCGCCGGAGAAAATCACCATGGGTGCCATACTGGAAGCTGTGCAGGGCAGGATTGAATTGTGCCCCTGCCTGGGGGAGCCGGAGCATTGTGAAAAGCATATGTACTGCAAAACCAGGATGGTCTGGAACGACATCAACGCAGCTGTTTCTTCAAGACTGCACAGTATCACCCTGGCGGATCTGCGGGATTCCACCTGTCCAGTGGATACAAAAGAAGTTCACTGA